One window of the Terriglobales bacterium genome contains the following:
- a CDS encoding 6-carboxytetrahydropterin synthase, which translates to MVYLTRKAEFSASHYYHNPEFSAEENRRLFGKCNNPNGHGHNYTLEVTVKGQVDARSGFVVDLKELKEVLEREVLSAMDHRFLNKEVPEFLRTIPTTENLAIAVWKRMQPRLERAALHRVRVYETPDLFVDYYGEE; encoded by the coding sequence ATGGTCTACTTGACGCGTAAAGCGGAGTTTTCCGCCTCGCACTACTACCACAACCCCGAATTCTCGGCGGAGGAGAACCGCCGCCTGTTCGGCAAGTGCAACAATCCTAACGGGCACGGGCACAACTACACTCTGGAAGTCACGGTGAAGGGGCAGGTGGACGCGCGCTCCGGCTTCGTGGTGGACCTGAAGGAACTGAAGGAGGTGCTGGAGCGCGAGGTGCTTTCCGCCATGGACCACCGCTTCCTCAACAAGGAGGTGCCGGAGTTCCTGCGCACCATCCCCACCACCGAGAACCTGGCCATCGCCGTCTGGAAGCGGATGCAGCCCAGGCTGGAGCGCGCCGCGCTGCACCGGGTGCGGGTGTACGAGACCCCCGACCTGTTCGTGGATTATTACGGAGAAGAATGA